A stretch of DNA from Microlunatus capsulatus:
GGCCACGAACCAGACGCCCTGGGGGCCGAGGGCCTGGGCCAGCACCCCGCGGTCGAGGTCGGGTCGGGTGGCGGCCAGGGCCGCGAGGTCGGTCCAGTGCTCCGGCGCCGGTCGCACGCCGCGGGCGGCGGCCGCGGCCAGCCAGGCGTTGAGCAGCTCGGGCACGGGGCGGGCGAGCAGGCGGCCGAGCAGCTCCTGGGCCGCCGGTGGCGCCCAGGGCGCCGGGTCGTCGGGGGCGGCCGCTGGCGCGTCGCACCGGCCGAGCGGCCGGGCTGCGCGGTGCCGGGCCCGCTGCCGGACGGCGTGCTCCAGCAGCGCGGTGGGGGCGGGGGCGTCGGGGTCGGCGGCGGTCAGGTCCGCGGGCAGCGGCCGCCGGTCGGTGCCCAGCAGCGCCGTCGTCACCACCTCGTCCCAGGGGGCGCTCACCACGGCCGGCTCCTCACGCGGCCTGCAGCACGTCGGCGCCGGTGCCCGCGGCCCCCAGCACGGCCAGCGGACGGACGCCGTCGGTCGACCACTCGGCGACGACGGGGACCTCGCGGCCGCGCGCCTGCGCCACCAGCGGCCAGGGCTCGCCGCCGCCGCCGGTGACGGGGCAGCACCGCCCGTCGACGTCGCGGAGACGCCAGCCCGCGTCCTCGGCGGGCGGGACGGGCGCGGCCCGCAGCAGCACCGGCAGCCGGGTGGCCCAGGGGTCGGCGGCGAGCAGGTCGGCGAAGCGGCGGCGGGCGGTCGCCAGGTCGTCCTCGGGCGGCCACGGCTCTCCGAGGTGGTCGCGGGCGCCCGCCGGTCCGCTCGCGGGCTCACCGACGACGGCCCGCAGCTGCCCGGCGCCCGGGTAGAAGTGCAGGGAGCCGGCGAACCGGTCGCCGAGGACGACGGTGGTGTCCGGGGCCCCACCCGGCGGCACGAAGGTCAGCCACAGCGCCCACCGCCGGCTGTGCCGGCCCCAGAGCCAGACCCGGCGGCTCTCCAGCCGGGACTCGACGGTGTCGACCTGGCCGACCGCCCACCAGTCGTCCTCGACGCCGGGCCGGGCCAGCACGTCAGCGCGGCTCACCGGGTAGCCGACGTGGCTGCGGACCGTCGCCGCGAGGTCGGCGGGCAGGGCGTCCAGCCGGCGGTGCGCCTGGACCAGCAGGTGCAGCCCGGCGAGCTGCTCGAGCACCCGCTCGGGCCAGCCCTCGCGGCCCAGCTCGGCCGGGACGCGGCGCAGCAGGGTGGCGACGCCGGGAGCCTGGGCGTCGACCATCCGGGCGGCGACGGCGTCGACCGCGCCCCAGCCCCCGCGCTCGAGGCCGGCCAGGCCGGTGCGGACCTGGTCCTCGATCCAGGTGCTCAGCTCCTCCAGCCCACCGGCGACCCGCTCGGCCCGGGCGGCGACCCGGGCGGCGGCCGCGGCCGGGTCGGCCACCTCCCCGGCCGGTCGGGTGGCCCGGGTGGTCGCCGTCCGTCCCACCAGCCGCCGCTCCACGAACGCCGGCGGCTCGTGCTCGTCGAGCAGCCCGTCGCTCCAGGCCAGCAGCAGCGCCAGGGCGTGCTTGCAGGGCGACTTCCGGCTGGGGCAGGTGCACGTCCAGGCCTCGGTGGCCACGTCCAGGGCGACGTCGTAGGGCGTCGCCCCGCTGCCCTGGTAGCGGCCCCACAGCCGGGTGCCGCCGCGACCGGTGCCGACCCAGCCGGAGCCGGCGAGCCGGAGCGCCGCCTGCCGGGCCGCGGTGTCGGCGGCGAGCCGGAGCACGCGGGGGCGGTCCCACGCCACCGCCGCCTCCGTCGGGCCGCTCACCATGGCCAGGAGCGTAGTTCGGAGGGCTGACAGCGCCCTCGCCTCCTCCGCCGGCGGACCGTCCGGGCTCAGTCGACGTTGTGCCGGAGCCCGGTCGGCACCCGCAGCCCGAGCAGCGCCTCCGTCATCCGGGCGGCCGCGACGGCGGGGCCGACCTCGTGCATCCGCCACAGACGCGCCCCGCCCAGGGCGCAGGCGGTGGCCGCAGCCAGCGACGGGGCGAGCCGCTCGGGCTTCGCCAGCCCCGTCGACTCCCCCACGAAGTCCTTGTTGGACACCGCCGCCAGCAGCGGCAGGCCGAGGTCGGCGATCTCGGAGAGCCGGCGGGTGAGCTCCAGGGTGTGCAGGGTCGTCTTGTTGAGGTCGTGGCCGGGGTCGATGACGACCTGCTCCTCGCGGACGCCGTGGTCCAGTGCCCGCTGCACCCGCGTCTCCAGGAAGTGCTTCACCTCCGCCACCACGTCGTCGTAGCGGGGCCGGCGCAGGTGCTGGCGGGGCTCGGCGAGGCTGTGCGCGACGACCACGGTGGCGTCCGTGCCGGCGACGACGTCGGCCATCTCCGGGTGGTGCAGACCGGTCGTGTCGTTGACGACGGCCGCCCCGGCGGCGATGCTGCGGGCCGCCACCTCGGGGCGGAAGGTGTCGACGGAGATGACGACGTCGGTCGCGGCGGCGACGGCCTCCACCACCGGCAGCACCCGGTCCAGCTCCTCGGCCTCGGTCACCTCGGGCGTGTCCGGGGAGAACGGCACGCCGCCGACGTCCACCCAGCCGGCCCCGGCCGCCGCGGCGGCGAGGGCTGCCTGCACGGCCCGGTCCAGCGCGTAGGTGCGGCCCTGGTCGTAGAAGGAGTCCGGGGTCCGGTTGACGATGCCCATGACGACGATCTCGGCCGAGAAGTCGAAGGTCCGGCGGCCGATCGTGCGGACGGGGTGCCGCAGCGGCGGCAGGTAGGGCGGGGCGCTCACCGGGCCAGTGTTCCCCCTGGCACTGCCGTCAGCGTCCGGCGACCTCGTCGCCGGCGCTGCGGTGCAGCACGACGGCCTCGACCAGGGGCGCCAGCATGAGGACGGCCAGGACCACGAAGGCGACGGCGTAGGGCGTCACCGGTCCGGTCGCGCCCGGACCCGCCGTCAGGTCGACGACGCGCAGGATGACGGCGCCGACAGCCACGCCCAGCCCGACGGCCACCTGCTGCAGCGTCGAGGCGAGGGTGTTGGCGTCGGTCATGTCGGCGGGCTCGAGGTCGGCGAACTGGAGGGAGTTGTAGGCGCTGAAGCCGACGGAGCGGAAGACGCCGCTGAGCAGCAGGACCGCGCCGATGACCACGAGCGGGGTGCCGGGCCGGAGCGCGGCGATGGCCAGGAAGACGAGCAGGCCGCCGGCGACGCTGGCGATGAGCACGCTGCGGAAGCCGAACCGCCGGATCAGCGGGCTGGTCGCGGGCTTGATGCCGACGTTGCCGAGGAACAGCAGCAGGACGAGCAGGCCGGCCTGCACCGGTGACCACCCGAAGCCCACCTGGAACATCAGCGGCAGCAGGAACGGCACCGCGCTGATCACCATCCGGTAGACGCCGCCGCCGACGTTGCTCACCCGGAAGGACTGCAGCCGCAGAGCCCCGAACCGCAGCAGCGGGTGCGCGGCGCGCCGCAGCCAGACCGCGGTGAGCACCCCCAGCAGGACGGCGCCGACGAGGGTGCCGAGCGGGGCGAGCGGGCCGCCCCCGTGCTGGGGCCCCAGCAGCTCCAGCCCGACGAGCAGGGCGGCCAGCGTGCCGGCGCAGAGCGAGAAGCCGACGAGGTCCAGCGGGGGCACGGCGGGCGCGGTGTCCACGGCCGGGACGACCCGGGCCGCGACCACGAGGGCCACCACCCCCAGGGGCAGGTTGATGAGGAAGATCCAGTGCCAGCTGGCCACGCCGACGATCCAGCCGCCCAGCGCCGGCGCGATCACCGGGGCGACCAGCGCCGGCCAGGTGAGGTAGGCGACGGCGTCCAGCAGGTCCTTCTTCGTGGTGGCCCGCAGCACCACCAGCCGGCCGACGGGGACCATCAGCGCGCCGCCGACGCCCTGCAGGACGCGCATCCCGACGAGCATCGGCAGGTTGACGCTGAGCGCGCACAGCAGCGAGGCGACGGTGAAGATCGCGATGGCGCTCATCAGCACGCGCCGGCCGCCGTAGCG
This window harbors:
- a CDS encoding SWIM zinc finger family protein; translated protein: MSGPTEAAVAWDRPRVLRLAADTAARQAALRLAGSGWVGTGRGGTRLWGRYQGSGATPYDVALDVATEAWTCTCPSRKSPCKHALALLLAWSDGLLDEHEPPAFVERRLVGRTATTRATRPAGEVADPAAAAARVAARAERVAGGLEELSTWIEDQVRTGLAGLERGGWGAVDAVAARMVDAQAPGVATLLRRVPAELGREGWPERVLEQLAGLHLLVQAHRRLDALPADLAATVRSHVGYPVSRADVLARPGVEDDWWAVGQVDTVESRLESRRVWLWGRHSRRWALWLTFVPPGGAPDTTVVLGDRFAGSLHFYPGAGQLRAVVGEPASGPAGARDHLGEPWPPEDDLATARRRFADLLAADPWATRLPVLLRAAPVPPAEDAGWRLRDVDGRCCPVTGGGGEPWPLVAQARGREVPVVAEWSTDGVRPLAVLGAAGTGADVLQAA
- a CDS encoding MFS transporter: MTAPAPSRPARRRSATLNRPLALLVAGTFFMENLDGTIIATAAPAIAGDLGVAPVDVNLAMTAYLVTIAVGIPISGWLTDRYGGRRVLMSAIAIFTVASLLCALSVNLPMLVGMRVLQGVGGALMVPVGRLVVLRATTKKDLLDAVAYLTWPALVAPVIAPALGGWIVGVASWHWIFLINLPLGVVALVVAARVVPAVDTAPAVPPLDLVGFSLCAGTLAALLVGLELLGPQHGGGPLAPLGTLVGAVLLGVLTAVWLRRAAHPLLRFGALRLQSFRVSNVGGGVYRMVISAVPFLLPLMFQVGFGWSPVQAGLLVLLLFLGNVGIKPATSPLIRRFGFRSVLIASVAGGLLVFLAIAALRPGTPLVVIGAVLLLSGVFRSVGFSAYNSLQFADLEPADMTDANTLASTLQQVAVGLGVAVGAVILRVVDLTAGPGATGPVTPYAVAFVVLAVLMLAPLVEAVVLHRSAGDEVAGR
- the folP gene encoding dihydropteroate synthase, which codes for MSAPPYLPPLRHPVRTIGRRTFDFSAEIVVMGIVNRTPDSFYDQGRTYALDRAVQAALAAAAAGAGWVDVGGVPFSPDTPEVTEAEELDRVLPVVEAVAAATDVVISVDTFRPEVAARSIAAGAAVVNDTTGLHHPEMADVVAGTDATVVVAHSLAEPRQHLRRPRYDDVVAEVKHFLETRVQRALDHGVREEQVVIDPGHDLNKTTLHTLELTRRLSEIADLGLPLLAAVSNKDFVGESTGLAKPERLAPSLAAATACALGGARLWRMHEVGPAVAAARMTEALLGLRVPTGLRHNVD